A region from the Streptomyces lydicus genome encodes:
- the murJ gene encoding murein biosynthesis integral membrane protein MurJ: protein MALGTVVSRGTGMIRQVLQAAALGTGLLATTYNTANMVPMSIYTLLIGGALNSVLVPQLVRARAEHADGGRAHEQRLVTLVLSVLAVGTVLSLWAAPQIVAVFTPDTPGHHAAFELTVVFARFLLPQLFFYGLFFIFGQVLNARNKFGAMMWTPVLNNIVLITMFGIYLGLLAGPDRIEDISPGQVEFLGIVTTGGIAVQGLALIPFVRAAGFRFRPRFDWRGTGLRKSFTAARWTLLFVLANLAAMVVVTHYAVAADQQLPTAGVGYTVYSYAQLIWTLPQSIITVSLVTALLPRMSRAVAENRPDELRADLSRALRVSGVVIVPAAFFFLALGPQTAQLLFAHGTVDTASAVPAGHMLQAFGLGLIPYSAQYLLLRGFYAFEDTRTPFWMAVWIAVVNIVLATACHLLLPARWAVTGMAAAYAVAYGVGLLVTALLLRRRLSGRLDGRRLCRTYGKLTGAAATAAAVGWLAARACSGVPVPAAWTPVLGLAAGGIGMALIFLALARALKIGELRSLPGLR, encoded by the coding sequence ATGGCGCTGGGAACCGTGGTCTCCCGTGGCACGGGAATGATCCGGCAGGTGCTCCAGGCGGCCGCACTCGGCACCGGCCTGCTCGCCACGACGTACAACACCGCCAACATGGTCCCGATGAGCATCTACACCCTGCTGATCGGCGGCGCGCTGAACTCGGTACTGGTGCCGCAGCTGGTACGCGCCAGGGCCGAGCACGCGGACGGCGGCCGGGCCCATGAACAGCGCCTGGTCACCCTCGTCCTGAGCGTGCTGGCGGTGGGCACCGTGCTGTCGCTCTGGGCCGCGCCGCAGATCGTCGCCGTCTTCACGCCGGACACGCCCGGGCACCACGCCGCCTTCGAACTCACCGTGGTGTTCGCCCGGTTCCTGCTGCCACAGCTCTTCTTCTACGGGCTCTTCTTCATCTTCGGCCAAGTACTCAACGCCCGGAACAAGTTCGGCGCGATGATGTGGACGCCGGTCCTCAACAACATCGTGCTGATCACGATGTTCGGGATCTACCTCGGCCTGCTGGCGGGCCCCGACCGCATCGAGGACATCAGCCCCGGCCAGGTCGAATTCCTCGGCATCGTCACCACCGGTGGCATCGCGGTACAGGGCCTGGCCCTGATTCCCTTCGTCCGCGCCGCCGGCTTCCGCTTCCGGCCGCGCTTCGACTGGCGTGGCACCGGTCTGCGCAAGAGCTTCACGGCCGCCCGCTGGACCCTGCTGTTCGTGCTCGCCAACCTGGCCGCGATGGTCGTCGTCACGCACTACGCCGTCGCCGCCGACCAGCAACTCCCCACCGCGGGCGTCGGATACACCGTCTACAGCTATGCCCAGCTCATCTGGACGCTGCCGCAGTCGATCATCACCGTCTCGCTGGTGACGGCGCTGCTGCCGAGGATGAGCCGGGCGGTCGCCGAGAACCGTCCGGACGAGCTGCGTGCCGACCTCTCCCGTGCGCTGCGCGTCAGCGGTGTCGTGATCGTTCCGGCCGCCTTCTTCTTCCTCGCGCTCGGACCGCAGACCGCCCAGCTGCTGTTCGCGCACGGCACCGTGGACACCGCGTCGGCCGTGCCTGCCGGGCACATGCTGCAGGCCTTCGGGCTCGGGCTGATCCCGTACTCGGCCCAGTACCTGCTGCTGCGCGGCTTCTACGCCTTCGAGGACACCCGCACGCCGTTCTGGATGGCCGTCTGGATCGCGGTCGTCAACATCGTCCTGGCCACCGCATGTCATCTGCTGCTGCCCGCCCGCTGGGCGGTGACCGGTATGGCCGCGGCCTACGCCGTCGCGTACGGCGTCGGGCTGCTGGTCACCGCACTGCTGCTGCGCCGGCGGCTCTCCGGGCGCCTCGACGGCCGGCGCCTGTGCCGCACCTACGGCAAGCTGACGGGGGCCGCCGCCACCGCCGCGGCGGTCGGCTGGCTCGCGGCCCGTGCCTGCTCCGGCGTGCCCGTTCCGGCGGCCTGGACCCCCGTCCTGGGCCTGGCCGCCGGCGGTATCGGCATGGCGCTGATCTTCCTGGCCCTGGCCCGCGCCCTGAAGATCGGTGAGCTGCGCAGCCTGCCCGGACTGCGGTGA
- the ligD gene encoding non-homologous end-joining DNA ligase, producing MSPITDVEGRRLPLTNLDKVLYAETATTKGEVLHYCTTVAGPLLAHLHDRPLSFLRYPDGPEGQCFFTKNVPPGAPSWVKTCEVPHSASGPARQVLLQDLPSLVWAANLVVELHTPQWKCQAPGIADRLVLDLDPGSPATIVECCAAAQWLYDRLAADGLEVCAKTSGSKGLHLIVPIEPTPSERATAYAKTLATEAAAALPDLVVAKMTKALRPGKVFLDFSQNAAAKTTAVAYTLRARATPTVSAPVTRDEIAECTDPRQLTFLLDEIAPRLAHHGDLLGPLLDPDRARPLPRAASPRAPATPNRTGPGRSST from the coding sequence ATGTCGCCGATCACCGATGTGGAGGGGCGGCGCCTCCCGCTGACCAACCTGGACAAGGTCCTCTACGCCGAGACCGCCACCACCAAGGGCGAGGTGCTGCACTACTGCACCACCGTCGCCGGCCCGCTGCTCGCCCACCTCCACGACCGGCCGCTGTCCTTCCTGCGCTACCCCGACGGGCCGGAAGGCCAGTGCTTCTTCACCAAGAACGTGCCGCCCGGTGCACCCTCCTGGGTGAAGACCTGCGAGGTCCCCCACTCGGCCTCCGGGCCCGCCCGGCAGGTTCTGCTGCAGGACCTGCCCTCGCTGGTCTGGGCCGCGAACCTGGTCGTCGAACTGCACACCCCGCAGTGGAAGTGCCAGGCCCCGGGCATCGCGGACCGCCTCGTCCTCGATCTCGATCCCGGCTCACCGGCCACCATCGTGGAGTGCTGCGCCGCGGCGCAGTGGCTGTACGACCGGCTGGCCGCCGACGGCCTGGAGGTCTGCGCGAAGACCAGCGGCTCCAAGGGCCTCCATCTCATCGTGCCCATCGAACCCACCCCCTCCGAGCGGGCCACCGCATACGCCAAGACCCTCGCCACCGAGGCCGCGGCGGCTCTCCCGGACCTTGTCGTGGCCAAGATGACCAAGGCTCTGCGCCCCGGCAAGGTCTTCCTCGACTTCTCCCAGAACGCCGCCGCCAAGACCACCGCCGTCGCCTATACGCTGCGTGCCCGCGCCACCCCCACCGTCTCGGCCCCGGTCACGCGGGACGAGATCGCCGAGTGCACCGATCCGCGGCAACTCACCTTCCTCCTCGACGAAATCGCACCCCGCCTTGCCCACCACGGCGACCTGCTCGGCCCGCTCCTCGACCCCGACCGGGCCCGGCCACTGCCGCGCGCCGCCTCCCCCCGTGCGCCCGCGACGCCCAACCGGACCGGGCCCGGCCGGAGTTCGACGTAG
- a CDS encoding antitoxin — MSMMDKIKSMLKGHESQTDKGIDKSGDMVDDKTQGKYKGQVDTAQEKMRDQFGGEGQDRPPQP; from the coding sequence ATGTCCATGATGGACAAGATCAAGAGCATGCTGAAGGGCCACGAAAGCCAGACGGACAAGGGCATCGACAAATCCGGCGACATGGTCGACGACAAGACCCAGGGCAAGTACAAGGGTCAGGTCGACACGGCGCAGGAGAAGATGCGGGACCAGTTCGGCGGGGAGGGCCAGGACCGGCCACCGCAGCCCTGA
- a CDS encoding YchJ family protein — MSKPNKPNKPKKSSRPKKSSEPKGAPRRPAAAVTAASPCPCGRTEVYGDCCAPFHQGRATAPTAERLMRSRYSAFAVGDTGYLLRTWHPTTRPGGLDLEPDQRWSGLDILGTTGGSAFHTEGTVEFRAHFTLHGHADSQYEHSRFVREDGQWVYLDALPSA; from the coding sequence GTGTCGAAGCCGAACAAGCCGAACAAGCCGAAGAAGTCGAGCAGGCCGAAGAAGTCGAGCGAGCCGAAGGGCGCGCCGCGCCGCCCGGCCGCCGCTGTCACCGCCGCCTCACCGTGCCCCTGCGGACGCACCGAGGTTTACGGCGACTGCTGTGCCCCCTTCCACCAGGGACGCGCCACCGCCCCGACCGCGGAGCGCCTGATGCGCTCGCGTTACAGCGCCTTCGCCGTCGGTGACACCGGATACCTGCTGCGCACCTGGCACCCGACGACCCGCCCCGGCGGTCTCGACCTGGAGCCGGACCAGCGCTGGAGCGGTCTGGACATCCTCGGCACCACCGGCGGCAGCGCCTTCCACACCGAGGGCACCGTGGAATTCCGCGCCCACTTCACCCTGCACGGCCACGCCGACAGCCAGTACGAGCACAGCCGCTTCGTCCGCGAGGACGGCCAGTGGGTCTATCTCGACGCCCTGCCGTCCGCGTAG
- a CDS encoding cold-shock protein, whose translation MASGTVKWFNSEKGFGFIAQDGGGADVFAHYSNIDATGFRELQEGQKVTFEVTQGHKGPQAEKIRLA comes from the coding sequence ATGGCGTCCGGCACGGTGAAGTGGTTCAACTCGGAGAAGGGCTTCGGCTTTATCGCGCAGGACGGCGGCGGCGCCGACGTCTTCGCGCACTACTCCAACATCGATGCCACGGGCTTCCGCGAGCTGCAGGAAGGCCAGAAGGTGACCTTCGAGGTCACCCAGGGCCACAAGGGCCCGCAGGCGGAGAAGATCCGTCTGGCGTAG
- a CDS encoding RNA-binding S4 domain-containing protein has translation MASDEGTTRIDSWIWSVRLTKTRSLAAAACRAGHVRVNGERVKPAHAVRNGDEVRLRHAGRERIVVVSRLVRKRVGAAVAAECFIDNSPPVPPREEVPVIALRERGTGRPTKRDRREIDQLRGL, from the coding sequence ATGGCTTCAGACGAGGGGACCACCCGCATCGACAGCTGGATCTGGTCGGTACGGCTCACCAAAACGCGGTCGCTGGCCGCGGCGGCCTGTCGCGCGGGACACGTACGGGTCAACGGCGAGCGGGTGAAGCCGGCCCATGCGGTGCGCAACGGCGACGAGGTGCGGCTGCGGCACGCGGGCCGGGAGCGGATCGTGGTCGTCTCGCGGCTGGTGCGCAAACGGGTGGGTGCGGCCGTTGCCGCCGAGTGCTTCATCGACAACAGTCCGCCGGTCCCGCCGCGCGAGGAGGTTCCGGTGATCGCACTGCGCGAACGCGGCACCGGACGGCCCACCAAGCGCGACCGCCGCGAGATCGACCAACTGCGGGGGCTCTGA
- a CDS encoding Ku protein, with product MRSIWNGSISFGLVTIPVKTYSATDRTSSVSFVRIHEKDGAQVHYRKICELDGEEVPNEEVGKGYQPPGDETVVPITDDDLSRLPMPTAKTLSILSFVDPSEIDPLQMDKAYYLGPNGASAAKPYTLLREALEHHRKVAVGKVAMRGRESLAMLRAYDQAIVMHTLLWPDQIRSATGVAPDDVGLRENELKLAETLMDSLGELDPAELHDDYREAVEELVAAKMEGEEPAAPSASGSSGAQVIDLTAALEKSVRAAQGGGEPDARAESASVTSLRGRKPAKKGEAGPRASGRSGTPTEKTPKKTASAPAKKAAGKKTAAVAKTSSGRTRSASPAKKTGTSARASTAGTATKTTSKSTTKKATGGKSGRKTG from the coding sequence ATGCGATCTATCTGGAATGGCTCCATCTCGTTCGGTCTGGTCACCATCCCCGTGAAGACCTACAGCGCCACCGACCGCACCTCGTCGGTCTCTTTCGTGCGCATTCACGAGAAGGACGGCGCGCAGGTCCACTACCGGAAGATCTGCGAGCTGGACGGCGAGGAGGTCCCGAACGAGGAGGTCGGCAAGGGCTATCAGCCGCCGGGTGACGAGACTGTCGTACCGATCACCGACGACGATCTGTCCCGGCTGCCGATGCCAACCGCCAAGACGCTGTCGATCCTGTCCTTCGTCGACCCCTCCGAGATCGACCCGCTCCAGATGGACAAGGCCTACTACCTGGGCCCCAACGGAGCATCCGCCGCCAAGCCGTACACCCTGCTGCGGGAGGCGCTGGAGCACCACCGGAAGGTCGCGGTCGGCAAGGTGGCGATGCGGGGGCGGGAGTCGCTGGCGATGCTGCGGGCGTACGACCAGGCGATCGTGATGCATACGCTGCTGTGGCCCGATCAGATCCGGTCCGCCACCGGGGTGGCGCCCGACGACGTCGGCCTTCGCGAGAACGAGCTGAAGCTGGCCGAGACGCTGATGGACTCCCTGGGCGAGCTGGACCCCGCCGAACTCCACGACGACTACCGCGAGGCCGTCGAGGAACTGGTGGCCGCCAAGATGGAGGGCGAGGAGCCGGCCGCCCCCTCCGCGTCGGGCAGCTCCGGCGCCCAGGTCATCGATCTCACGGCGGCCCTGGAGAAGAGCGTGCGGGCGGCGCAGGGCGGCGGGGAGCCCGACGCCCGGGCGGAGTCGGCGTCCGTGACTTCCCTGCGGGGGCGGAAGCCGGCGAAGAAGGGCGAGGCCGGGCCGCGCGCCTCCGGGCGGAGCGGCACTCCGACTGAGAAGACGCCGAAGAAGACCGCCTCGGCCCCTGCGAAGAAGGCCGCCGGCAAGAAGACGGCGGCCGTGGCGAAGACTTCCAGCGGACGGACGAGGTCCGCTTCGCCGGCCAAGAAGACCGGCACCAGCGCCCGGGCCTCGACCGCCGGCACCGCCACGAAGACGACATCGAAGAGCACCACCAAGAAGGCGACGGGCGGGAAATCGGGCCGGAAGACGGGGTGA
- a CDS encoding endonuclease I family protein, which translates to MDNTRVNRRARIALAVAAGTVLTVAVGQLPAGATAAPAAPHRAAAASATQHSSISAGASDAASYDDTSYDDDYYKDAVGKTGQALKESLHRIISTTQTGKLTYDQVWDALKDTDQDPDNSANVILLYSGRSLSKDAHGGNPDDWNREHVWAKSHGDFGTDTGPGTDLHHLRPEDVSVNSARGDKDFDNGGTAVDGAPGSRTDDDSFEPRDAVKGDVARMILYMAVRYDGGDGFPDLEPNDKVDNGTQPHIGRLSVLKQWSKQDPPDSFEKHRNQVIFDKYQHNRNPFIDHPEWVESIW; encoded by the coding sequence GTGGACAACACCCGCGTGAACCGTCGCGCCCGGATCGCACTGGCCGTCGCCGCCGGAACGGTATTGACGGTGGCGGTCGGACAGCTCCCGGCCGGTGCGACGGCCGCTCCGGCTGCCCCCCACCGTGCCGCTGCCGCGTCCGCCACCCAGCACTCGTCCATATCCGCCGGCGCATCTGATGCCGCGTCGTATGACGACACGTCGTATGACGACGACTACTACAAAGACGCCGTCGGCAAGACCGGCCAGGCGCTCAAGGAGTCGCTGCACCGGATCATCAGCACCACCCAGACCGGAAAACTGACATACGACCAGGTCTGGGACGCCCTCAAGGACACCGACCAGGACCCCGACAACAGCGCGAACGTCATTCTGCTGTACAGCGGCCGGTCGCTGAGCAAGGACGCCCACGGCGGAAATCCCGACGACTGGAACCGCGAGCACGTCTGGGCGAAATCCCATGGCGACTTCGGTACCGACACCGGTCCCGGCACCGACCTCCACCACCTGCGCCCGGAGGACGTGTCGGTCAACAGCGCCCGCGGCGACAAGGACTTCGACAACGGCGGTACGGCGGTGGACGGGGCGCCGGGCAGCCGCACCGACGACGACTCCTTCGAGCCCCGCGACGCGGTCAAGGGCGATGTCGCCCGCATGATCCTCTACATGGCCGTCCGCTACGACGGCGGCGACGGCTTCCCCGACCTGGAGCCCAACGACAAGGTCGACAACGGCACCCAGCCGCACATCGGACGGCTCTCCGTCCTCAAGCAGTGGAGCAAGCAGGACCCGCCGGACTCCTTCGAGAAGCACCGCAACCAGGTGATCTTCGACAAGTACCAGCACAACCGGAACCCGTTCATCGACCACCCGGAGTGGGTCGAGTCGATCTGGTAG
- a CDS encoding D-alanyl-D-alanine carboxypeptidase family protein, producing MSLLAVPVPAAADGPHGIDDLRAAAHAGHPARIPDRLDGRGVQFLPRPDVPEPPDVSALSWMVTDMATGKVLAAKDAHRPLPPASTLKALFAVTVLPKFSQGEVHTVSLRDLDGIEAGSSLAGLKEDLPYRVADLWDAVFLRSGSDAVHTLAGMNGGWNKTIDDMQETADRLGARDTTVASADGFDTPGQFSSAYDLALFGRAGLADPDFAHFAATKQTELPEEGGPDAFGIVNTNRLLVGSHGVKPYDGLIGVKNGYTTHAGNTLIAAARRDGRTLLVTVMNPQSGSRNAVYEETRDLLDWGFEAAPRAAAVGVLPALQPRGGTGVSQPVAHHSRAVVPLHKAAVVAQTEADTDARYWWFVSAAGAVGVIALAGLGTALWWRRRKPSESRGGESG from the coding sequence GTGAGCCTGCTGGCCGTGCCGGTCCCGGCGGCCGCCGATGGCCCCCATGGCATCGACGACCTGCGGGCTGCCGCGCACGCGGGCCACCCGGCCCGGATCCCCGACCGGCTGGACGGCCGGGGCGTGCAGTTCCTGCCCCGGCCGGACGTGCCGGAGCCACCGGACGTCTCCGCCCTGTCGTGGATGGTGACGGACATGGCGACCGGCAAGGTCCTCGCGGCCAAGGACGCCCACCGGCCCCTGCCGCCCGCCAGCACCCTCAAGGCGCTCTTCGCCGTGACCGTGCTGCCGAAGTTCTCCCAGGGGGAGGTACACACCGTCTCCCTCCGGGACCTGGACGGTATCGAGGCGGGCAGCTCGCTGGCCGGCCTCAAGGAGGATCTGCCCTATCGCGTCGCGGACCTGTGGGACGCGGTCTTCCTCCGCTCGGGCAGCGATGCCGTGCACACCCTGGCCGGCATGAACGGCGGCTGGAACAAGACGATCGACGACATGCAGGAGACCGCGGACCGCCTCGGCGCCCGCGACACCACGGTGGCCTCCGCCGACGGGTTCGACACGCCGGGCCAGTTCTCGTCCGCCTACGATCTGGCGCTCTTCGGGCGGGCCGGCCTGGCCGACCCCGACTTCGCCCACTTCGCCGCCACGAAACAGACGGAACTGCCGGAGGAGGGCGGCCCGGACGCGTTCGGCATCGTGAACACCAACCGGCTGCTGGTCGGCTCGCACGGCGTCAAACCGTACGACGGCCTGATCGGGGTGAAGAACGGCTACACGACCCACGCCGGAAACACCCTGATCGCCGCGGCCCGGCGCGACGGCCGGACGCTGCTGGTCACCGTGATGAACCCGCAGTCCGGCAGCCGCAACGCCGTCTACGAGGAGACCAGGGACCTGCTGGACTGGGGATTCGAGGCGGCTCCCCGGGCGGCCGCCGTCGGCGTGCTCCCCGCGCTGCAGCCCCGCGGGGGCACCGGCGTGTCGCAGCCCGTCGCCCACCACTCGCGGGCGGTCGTGCCGCTCCACAAGGCGGCGGTCGTGGCCCAGACGGAAGCCGACACCGACGCACGGTACTGGTGGTTCGTCTCCGCCGCCGGAGCCGTCGGGGTCATCGCCCTCGCCGGGCTCGGCACCGCTCTGTGGTGGCGCCGTCGCAAGCCGTCCGAGAGCCGGGGCGGGGAGTCCGGCTGA